In Chanodichthys erythropterus isolate Z2021 chromosome 18, ASM2448905v1, whole genome shotgun sequence, the following are encoded in one genomic region:
- the LOC137007088 gene encoding G-protein coupled receptor 135: MDLPGISNTTVGNMSGLGFILEIVTIKPVVNSLSTQASNYTAGGEMNRDTPVWSSERNSVLQGIAVAAQALLLLAIFLLSSLGNSAVVVVIIKHRQLRTVTNAFIMSLSLSDFLTAVLCLPFSFMMLFSKNGKWMFGEPFCIANGFFNTCFGIISTLTMTLISFDRYYAIVRQPQAKIGRRRAIQLLVAVWFSAVVFSFPWYLLMETSGRLVVHKQGFYHCMYVFHSGTSRMGTTYSIALIVVCYLLPFALMCFCHYNICKTVRLSEIRVRPVTTYAHLLRFYSEMRTATTVLIMIVFSIFCWGPYCLMGIITALGRYSFNPAMDTVAIWMAWSNGAINPLIYAIRNPNISMLLGRSREEGYRTRNIAAYLSTQTQRRDAVRTRADRIRDRYVSRHGANSRLSSSSPANGGDVAMWACKNPAVFFCRDAHPDTITEPAVPKVETADTSL; this comes from the coding sequence ATGGATCTCCCCGGCATCAGCAACACGACCGTGGGCAACATGTCAGGTTTGGGCTTCATTTTAGAGATTGTGACCATCAAACCAGTTGTAAACAGCCTGAGCACTCAGGCCAGCAACTATACAGCCGGGGGCGAGATGAACCGCGACACCCCAGTGTGGAGTTCGGAGCGGAACTCGGTTCTCCAGGGCATCGCGGTGGCCGCGCAGGCGCTGCTCCTCCTGGCCATCTTTTTACTGTCCAGTCTGGGTAACTCAGCGGTTGTGGTGGTTATAATCAAACACAGGCAGTTGAGAACGGTCACTAACGCTTTCatcatgtctctctctctgtctgatTTTCTCACGGCCGTGCTTTGTTTGCCCTTCTCCTTCATGATGCTCTTCAGCAAGAACGGCAAGTGGATGTTTGGAGAGCCCTTCTGCATCGCCAACGGCTTCTTTAACACCTGCTTCGGCATTATCTCCACCTTGACCATGACTCTTATCTCATTCGACCGGTACTATGCTATCGTCAGGCAGCCGCAAGCCAAAATCGGCCGGAGGAGAGCGATCCAGCTCCTGGTGGCCGTTTGGTTCTCCGCGGTGGTCTTCTCGTTTCCTTGGTACCTGCTTATGGAGACCTCCGGGCGCTTGGTGGTGCACAAACAGGGCTTTTACCACTGCATGTATGTGTTCCACTCGGGCACCTCCAGGATGGGCACCACCTACAGTATTGCTTTAATAGTAGTGTGTTACCTGCTTCCCTTCGCCCTCATGTGCTTCTGCCACTATAACATCTGCAAAACCGTCCGGCTGTCGGAGATCAGGGTGCGGCCGGTGACCACTTACGCGCACCTGTTGCGCTTCTACAGCGAGATGCGCACCGCCACCACCGTGCTCATCATGATCGTGTTCAGCATCTTCTGCTGGGGGCCCTACTGCCTGATGGGTATCATCACCGCGCTCGGGAGGTACTCTTTCAATCCCGCTATGGATACTGTGGCTATCTGGATGGCGTGGTCTAACGGTGCCATCAACCCGCTGATTTATGCCATAAGGAACCCGAATATATCCATGCTGTTGGGGCGGAGCAGAGAGGAGGGATACAGGACTAGAAACATCGCTGCGTACCTGTCCACGCAGACGCAGCGCAGGGACGCGGTCCGGACTCGGGCCGACCGGATTCGGGACCGGTACGTGAGCCGGCACGGCGCAAACAGCCGCCTGTCTTCCTCCAGCCCGGCCAACGGGGGAGATGTGGCCATGTGGGCCTGTAAAAACCCGGCTGTGTTCTTCTGCAGAGATGCGCATCCGGATACAATCACTGAACCGGCGGTGCCCAAAGTTGAGACTGCTGACACCAGTTTGTAA
- the ccdc175 gene encoding coiled-coil domain-containing protein 175, with amino-acid sequence MAACLVPDFPAVRIALEHLGELDKRLREEGVSFSQEASHHLRETAEAIKELESSRKTVREKLEVETIETSKLRHRTVNLQDDIKSEISACVTAAREVNAAKLNQLKTELKSLVDDIQSMEEKQQLLEQENAVLFRERENIRGNYEDAVNQMNQQMSKKAGSQILLTEKQDEIQSLKDKIVQVETAQQDLKENMIQKRKTFAESKRAVGKEIEKTVLKMKEQRKINAETRRELDIITSDLQDKEETVTQCEKNISQLEINIARLTASKIKCKEWLHEEISKTEELDQQKELLEREQLELAEAFEQKVRAIQEQMIVIENEIKEEQKVKSGLSEPHAKLSDIFNTQRKKEDDMIAEKHSLSKRLEENKRRHDEDIISIAKCRFEIKNMKEEMRQLHEANIISADMFRKTLEELESELAKQNMSREAIEAEREKICKSLKTLKEEHEEYVRKMNASIEQTEKTYGELLEEEKKLQDHILLNSVIKDLTEELANTEEEGKQMEMNYQSEILQLTRDAESIAQSHLEKEKELNVQESILETVESQLDTDHLKHQTLKNQITDLETQKEDLELSIQEVTRQTVALLQPKDDLKKKLMTSRAKHMEMLTANAADISAVEKSIYENRVMLEQVTMENSRLHMYIEQMREEILDAEKDKERYMQEAKWMTEETQSLFKCLIDSWTTDKVLTEESADQDQKIVENIYSLIVRIQERKHHIGDINNRLEKELVGISSLLEKPN; translated from the exons atggCGGCTTGTTTGGTGCCGGATTTTCCAGCTGTAAGGATTGCCTTAGAACATTTGGGCGAGTTAG ATAAACGACTGAGGGAAGAAGGTGTTTCATTTAGTCAAGAAGCAAGTCACCACCTGAGAGAGACAGCTGAAGCCATTAAAGAGCTG GAATCATCTAGAAAAACAGTGCGTGAGAAACTTGAGGTTGAAACCATTGAGACGAGCAAGCTTCGACATCGAACAGTTAACCTACAGGATGACATCAAGAGTGAAATATCAG cTTGTGTAACTGCAGCTAGAGAAGTCAATGCAGCAAAGTTGAATCAACTTAAAACTGAGCTGAAATCTCTAGTAGATGACATACAATCCATGGAGGAGAAGCAACAACTCCTTGAACAAGAAAATGCTGTTCTGTT TCGGGAGAGAGAAAACATTAGAGGAAACTATGAAGATGCTGTTAATCAGATGAATCAGCAGATGTCAAAGAAAGCTGGTTCACAGATACTGCTTACAGAAAAACAGGATGAGATCCAATCATTGAAGGACAAAATTGTCCAGGTGGAAACTGCCCAACAGGAcctaaaagaaaacatgattcagaAGAGGAAAACATTTGCTGAAAGCAAACGCGCTGTGGGAAAGGAG ATTGAGAAAACTGTTCTTAAGATGAAAGAACAAAGAAAAATCAATGCAGAGACACGCAGGGAGCTGGATATCATTACATCAGATCTCCAAGACAAAGAGGAAACAGTCACACAGTGTGAAAAA AATATCTCCCAGTTGGAGATAAACATCGCTAGACTGACTGCatctaaaataaagtgcaaagaATGGCTTCATGAGGAGATCAGTAAGACAGAAGAACTTGATCAAcaaaa GGAGCTTCTTGAGCGAGAACAGCTTGAATTGGCAGAAGCATTTGAACAGAAAGTTCGGGCCATTCAGGAGCAGATGATAGTG ATTGAAAATGAGATAAAGGAAGAACAGAAAGTGAAAAGTGGTCTATCAGAGCCCCACGCTAAACTGTCAGACATCTTCAACACTCAGAGGAAAAAGGAAGATGACATGATTGCTGAAAAACACAGTCTGTCCAAACG GTTAGAGGAGAATAAACGGAGACACGATGAAGACATTATATCCATTGCCAAATGTAGATTTGAAatcaaaaacatgaaagaagAGATGAGACAGCTTCATGAGGCTAACAT AATCAGTGCAGATATGTTCAGAAAAACTCTGGAGGAACTGGAAAGTGAATTGGCCAAACAGAACATGAGCAG GGAAGCAATTGaagctgagagagagaaaatatgtAAATCTCTCAAAACTCTTAAAGAGGAACATGAGGAGTATGTAAGGAAGATGAATGCATCCATCGAACAAACAGAGAAGACATATGGAGAGCTTCTCGAGGAG gAGAAGAAACTCCAAGACCATATATTATTGAATTCAGTGATAAAGGATCTTACAGAAGAGCTGGCCAACACTGAGGAAGAAGGAAAACAAATGGAAATGAACTACCAGTCTGAAATTCTACAGCTTACT AGGGATGCAGAATCAATCGCTCAAAGTCATTTGGAGAAAGAGAAGGAGCTCAATGTCCAGGAGTCAATTTTAGAGACAGTGGAGTCTCAGTTAGACACTGACCATCTcaaacatcaaactttaaagAACCAAATAACAG ATTTGGAAACCCAAAAAGAAGATCTTGAGCTCTCTATTCAGGAGGTCACAAGGCAGACCGTGGCTCTCCTACAACCAAAG GATGATCTGAAGAAAAAGTTGATGACATCGAGGGCCAAGCATATGGAGATGTTAACTGCTAATGCTGCAGACATCAGTGCAGTCGAAAAAAGCATCTATGAGAACAGGGTCATGCTTGAGCAAGTTACGATGGAAAACAGTCGTCTGCATATG TACATTGAACAAATGAGAGAGGAAATATTGGATGCAGAGAAAGACAAGGAAAGATATATGCAGGAGGCCAAGTGGATGACAGAGGAAACACAGTCCCTCTTCA AGTGTCTAATAGACAGCTGGACCACAGATAAGGTGCTTACTGAG GAATCTGCAGATCAAGACCAGAAGATAGTGGAGAACATATACAGTCTCATAGTAAGGATTCAGGAAAGAAAACATCACATCGGTGACATCAACAACAGGCTGGAGAAAGAGTTAGTGGGCATAAGTTCCTTGTTAGAGAAGCCAAACTAG
- the jkamp gene encoding JNK1/MAPK8-associated membrane protein codes for MAVAMSSTCPGLYCGRTIINESIEGECGVCPRGQRTNIEKICMKCTGSPELYDWLYLGFMAMLPLVLHWFFIEWYSGKKSSSALFQHITALFECTAAAVVTLLLNDPVGQLSIRSCEVKMLSDWYTMLYNPSPDYVTTLHCTQEAVFPLYTIVLIYYAFCLVFMMLLRPLLVKKIACGLGKTDRFKSIYAALYFFPILTVLQAVGGGLLYYAFPYIILVLSLVTLAVYMSASEIQSFKNLVAKKKRLVVLFSHWLLHAYGIISISRLDKLGQDLPLLALVPGPALFYLLTARFTEPNRILSEGGNGH; via the exons ATGG CTGTAGCAATGAGCTCCACTTGTCCTGGGCTGTACTGTGGAAGGACCATCATAAATGAGTCTATTGAAGGAGAATGTGGG GTTTGTCCTCGTGGCCAGAGGACAAACATAGAGAAGATCTGCATGAAATGCACTGGATCTCCTGAGCTGTATGACTGGCTGTACCTGGGCTTCATGGCGATGCTTCCTCTGGTCCTGCACTGGTTCTTTATTGAGTGGTATTCTGGGAAGAAAAG TTCTAGTGCCCTTTTCCAGCACATCACCGCCCTGTTTGAGTGCACGGCAGCTGCCGTAGTGACTCTGCTGCTCAACGATCCCGTCGGCCAGCTGTCTATTCGTTCCTGTGAGGTTAAGATGCTTTCTGACTGGTACACCATGTTGTATAACCCCAGTCCCGACTACGTCACCACGCTGCACTGCACACAGGAGGCTGTCTTCCCTCT GTACACCATTGTGTTGATCTACTACGCCTTCTGTCTGGTTTTCATGATGCTTCTGCGGCCACTTTTGGTTAAAAAGATTGCATGTGGCTTAGGCAAGACTGATCGTTTCAAGAGCATCTATGCAGCGTTGTACTTCTTCCCAATCCTCACTGTCCTGCAGGCGGTTGGAGGAGGACTTCTTT ACTATGCATTTCCATATATTATTTTGGTGTTATCGTTGGTCACGTTGGCAGTTTACATGTCCGCTTCAGAGATACAG TCTTTCAAAAACCTTGTGGCTAAGAAGAAACGACTTGTGGTTCTCTTCAGCCATTGGCTCCTCCATGCATATGGAATCATTTCCATATCCCGACTGGATAAACTGGGGCAGGATTTGCCTTTGTTGGCTCTGGTGCCCGGACCCGCTCTCTTCTACCTGCTAACGGCCAGGTTCACAGAGCCGAATAGAATTCTGTCAGAGGGTGGGAATGGACACTGA